A stretch of Macadamia integrifolia cultivar HAES 741 chromosome 7, SCU_Mint_v3, whole genome shotgun sequence DNA encodes these proteins:
- the LOC122084135 gene encoding probable ribose-5-phosphate isomerase 3, chloroplastic, with translation MVGVPTAKHTAKQATSLGIPISLLDDHPHIDLAIDGPDEVDPQLNLVKGCGGALLREKMVEFALDKFVVVADENKLVDGLGSSGLAVPVVVVQFCWKYNLKKLEKLFKEEGCKAKLRVNADGKPYLTDNSNYIVDLFFKTPIKDAAAAGKKMSGFEGVVEHGLFLDMASVVIIAGTEGVSMKVK, from the coding sequence ATGGTGGGCGTACCCACAGCAAAGCATACAGCCAAACAAGCCACCTCACTGGGTATTCCCATTTCTCTGCTTGATGACCACCCACATATCGATCTTGCCATCGACGGCCCCGATGAGGTCGACCCACAACTCAATTTGGTGAAGGGATGTGGTGGTGCTCTCCTGAGAGAGAAGATGGTGGAGTTTGCTTTGGACAAGTTCGTTGTGGTGGCCGATGAGAATAAATTGGTTGATGGTTTAGGTAGTAGTGGTCTAGCTGTGCCGGTCGTGGTCGTGCAGTTTTGCTGGAAGTACAACTTGAAGAAGTTAGAGAAATTGTTTAAGGAAGAAGGCTGCAAGGCTAAGCTCAGAGTGAATGCAGATGGGAAGCCCTATCTTACTGATAATTCAAACTATATTGTTGATTTGTTCTTCAAGACTCCAATCAAGGACGCGgcagcagcagggaaaaagATGTCGGGATTTGAAGGAGTGGTGGAGCATGGATTGTTTCTCGACATGGCCT